In Quercus lobata isolate SW786 chromosome 12, ValleyOak3.0 Primary Assembly, whole genome shotgun sequence, a genomic segment contains:
- the LOC115972217 gene encoding iridoid synthase CYC2-like, whose protein sequence is MEQENHPNVTNIALIVGVTGMAGLSLAEALKSPNALGSPWQVYGAARRPEPSWFPSSIVDNYITFDATNSGDTHDKLAHIANKVTHVFWVAIQVRENEEANVKVNAAMLTNVLNVLKSGPASRLSHITLQTGTQHYMGPVHDPAHLAHLIPHEPPFIEDLPRLPYPNFYYALEDLMASHASSLTYSVHHSSIITGASSRSVYNALLTMAVYAIICRHENMAFRFPGTRYTWEHFCDMSDARVLAKQHIWAAVTDKAKNQAFNCTNGDVFTWKSFWKVLCEIFDVEFVPFDEAEEFDFVGLMETKGKVWDEIVERYGLYKTKLNEICCFAAIKNVLHFGFQHVCSMNKSREFGFFGYADTLKSVGMWVERLRKMKIIPSR, encoded by the coding sequence ATGGAGCAAGAGAACCACCCCAACGTCACAAACATAGCACTAATAGTTGGGGTAACAGGCATGGCTGGCTTGAGCTTAGCAGAAGCCTTAAAAAGCCCCAATGCCCTTGGTAGCCCATGGCAAGTCTATGGCGCGGCTAGGCGCCCCGAGCCGAGCTGGTTCCCGTCCTCCATTGTCGACAATTACATCACCTTCGACGCCACAAACTCCGGTGACACACATGACAAGCTTGCCCACATAGCTAACAAGGTCACCCATGTCTTTTGGGTAGCCATCCAAGTACGTGAAAATGAAGAAGCTAATGTTAAAGTTAATGCAGCCATGCTAACCAATGTGCTCAATGTCCTAAAATCAGGTCCAGCTTCACGGCTTAGCCACATAACCCTTCAAACAGGCACTCAACACTACATGGGCCCAGTCCATGATCCAGCCCAtttggcccatctcatcccTCATGAGCCACCATTCATTGAAGACTTGCCCCGCCTTCCATACCCAAACTTTTACTACGCGCTTGAAGACCTCATGGCATCACACGCGTCGTCGTTGACCTATTCCGTGCACCACTCGTCTATCATAACCGGCGCGTCTTCAAGAAGCGTGTACAACGCGCTGCTGACGATGGCCGTGTATGCAATTATATGCCGACATGAGAACATGGCGTTTAGGTTTCCAGGTACACGTTACACGTGGGAGCATTTTTGTGACATGTCAGACGCGCGTGTACTGGCGAAGCAACATATATGGGCAGCTGTTACGGATAAGGCTAAAAACCAAGCCTTTAATTGCACCAATGGTGATGTTTTTACATGGAAGAGCTTTTGGAAAGTATTGTGTGAAATATTTGATGTTGAATTTGTGCCATTTGATGAGGCTGAAGAGTTTGATTTTGTGGGGTTGATGGAAACTAAAGGAAAAGTTTGGGATGAGATTGTGGAAAGATATGGGCTTTACAAGACGAAATTGAATGAGATTTGTTGTTTTGCTGcaattaaaaatgttttacattTTGGGTTTCAACATGTTTGTAGCATGAATAAGAGTCgtgaatttgggttttttgggtatGCAGACACACTAAAGAGTGTTGGGATGTGGGTTGAGAGACTCAGAAAGATGAAGATTATACCTTCAAGGTAA
- the LOC115969949 gene encoding uncharacterized protein LOC115969949: protein MEGGRQSYFSMPLASRLDRLDFLMKYLERKQNLQTWDRNSLALGLERQCVPVDLAVKEADSKGPLLDRVAALEHRLFQLCLEKQSSNTSSSSSLASTLTPGYTSSQGCKGEPPNSLPTFNNHIHGERLISNVGFYRREIQGKPHRVPKILKHASLPKQHIGNSRPTNTKDEKTCKSQKKGISPNWPRLKMLGC from the exons ATGGAAGGTGGAAGACAATCTTACTTCTCCATGCCTCTTGCTTCTAGGTTGGATCGTTTGGATTTCCTT ATgaaatatttagaaagaaaacaaaacttacAAACATGGGATAGAAATAGTTTGGCCCTAGGACTCGAGAGACAATGCGTACCAGTGGATTTGGCAGTGAAGGAGGCTGACTCTAAAGGGCCACTGTTGGATAGGGTGGCAGCACTTGAACATAGGCTTTTTCAG CTATGCTTAGAGAAACAATCTAGCAATACATCAAGCTCTTCATCACTCGCATCAACACTAACACCTGGCTACACTTCTAGCCAAGGGTGCAAGGGGGAACCACCTAACTCACTCCCAACTTTCAACAATCACATTCATGGAGAGAGACTCATATCCAACGTCGGTTTCTATCGGCGTGAAATTCAG GGAAAACCTCATAGAGtgccaaaaattttgaagcaTGCAAGTCTTCCTAAGCAGCATATTGGGAACAGTAGGCCCACTAACACTAAGGATGAGAAAACATGCAAAAGCCAGAAGAAGGGAATATCTCCAAATTGGCCACGCTTAAAAATGTTGGGATGCTAA